The proteins below come from a single Pseudomonas chlororaphis genomic window:
- a CDS encoding RND transporter, whose amino-acid sequence MPKNSFATLSLLLGALSLSACDSAAPPTDEAPLPTVAVETIEARPLSISSELSGRIAAPRTAEVRARVPGVVLQRVYREGSDVKKGDVLFRIDPAPFKADLDSAEAALRKAEANAFQARLQAQRYARLIEDNAISGQDYDNARAADRQSAADVAASKAALERARLNLGYATVTAPIAGRIGRALVTEGALVGQNETTPLALIQQLDPIHADLTQSTRELNELRRALRAGQLQQVEPGQAKATLVQDDGSLYPLPGKLLFADISVDPGTGQITLRSEFPNPDLDLLPGSFVRVRLEQAVDRQGISVPQRAILRDSAGIAQVLLVDAQQTVSLQPVTLGAVQDDRWIVTHGLKPGDRIVVEGLQHARPGEKVRVDDSPLPLAQVPGQ is encoded by the coding sequence ATGCCAAAGAATTCTTTCGCCACGCTGAGTCTGCTGCTCGGTGCGCTGTCGTTGAGCGCCTGCGACAGCGCCGCGCCGCCCACGGACGAAGCGCCGCTGCCCACCGTGGCCGTCGAAACCATCGAAGCCCGGCCACTGTCCATCAGCAGCGAATTGAGCGGACGCATTGCCGCGCCACGCACCGCCGAAGTGCGCGCACGGGTGCCCGGCGTGGTGTTGCAGCGGGTGTATCGCGAAGGCAGCGATGTGAAAAAAGGCGATGTGCTGTTTCGCATCGACCCGGCGCCGTTCAAGGCCGACCTGGACAGCGCCGAAGCGGCGTTGCGCAAGGCCGAGGCCAACGCCTTCCAGGCACGCCTGCAAGCGCAACGCTACGCGCGCCTGATCGAGGACAACGCCATCAGCGGCCAGGACTACGACAACGCCCGGGCCGCGGATCGCCAGAGCGCCGCCGATGTCGCCGCCAGTAAGGCCGCCCTGGAGCGGGCCCGGTTGAACCTCGGTTATGCCACGGTCACCGCGCCCATCGCCGGACGCATCGGCCGGGCGCTGGTAACCGAGGGTGCGCTGGTCGGCCAGAACGAAACCACGCCGCTGGCCCTCATCCAGCAGTTGGACCCGATCCACGCCGACCTCACCCAATCGACCCGCGAGCTCAACGAACTGCGCCGCGCCCTGCGCGCCGGCCAGTTGCAGCAGGTCGAGCCGGGCCAGGCCAAGGCTACGCTGGTCCAGGACGACGGCAGCCTGTACCCGCTGCCGGGCAAACTGTTGTTCGCCGACATCAGCGTCGACCCGGGCACCGGCCAGATCACCCTGCGCAGCGAATTCCCCAACCCCGACCTGGACCTGTTGCCGGGCAGCTTCGTGCGCGTGCGCCTGGAGCAGGCGGTCGATCGCCAGGGCATCAGCGTGCCGCAGCGGGCCATCCTGCGCGACAGCGCCGGCATCGCCCAGGTATTGCTGGTCGATGCCCAGCAGACCGTCAGCCTGCAACCGGTGACGCTGGGCGCCGTGCAGGATGACCGCTGGATCGTCACCCATGGCTTGAAGCCGGGCGACCGCATTGTCGTCGAAGGCCTGCAACACGCGCGCCCCGGTGAAAAAGTCCGGGTCGATGACTCCCCTCTTCCACTTGCCCAGGTCCCTGGCCAGTAA
- a CDS encoding transcriptional regulator: MPNILLVEDDCALSELIASYLERNGYQVNVLARGDHVRERARVNPPDLVILDLMLPGLDGLQVCRLLRADSATLPILMLTARDDSHDQVLGLEMGADDYVTKPCEPRVLLARVRTLLRRSSLAEPQTANDRILMGNLCIDLSERTVTWRGQPVELSSGEYNLLVVLARHSGEVLSRDQILQRLRGIEFNGTDRSVDVAISKLRRKFDDNAGEARKIKTVWGKGYLFSRSEWEC, encoded by the coding sequence ATGCCCAACATCCTCCTGGTCGAAGACGACTGCGCGTTGTCCGAGCTGATCGCCAGTTACCTGGAACGCAACGGCTATCAAGTCAACGTGCTGGCCCGCGGCGACCACGTGCGGGAGCGGGCGCGGGTCAATCCGCCGGACCTGGTGATCCTCGACCTGATGCTGCCGGGCCTGGACGGCTTGCAGGTGTGTCGCCTGCTGCGGGCCGATTCGGCGACCTTGCCGATCCTGATGCTCACCGCCCGGGACGACAGTCACGACCAGGTCCTGGGCCTGGAAATGGGCGCCGACGACTACGTCACCAAACCGTGCGAGCCGCGGGTCTTGCTGGCGCGGGTGCGGACCTTGCTGCGGCGCAGCAGCCTCGCCGAACCGCAGACGGCCAACGACCGCATTCTGATGGGCAACCTGTGCATCGACCTGTCCGAACGCACCGTGACCTGGCGCGGCCAGCCGGTGGAGCTGTCCAGCGGCGAGTACAACCTGCTGGTGGTGCTGGCCCGGCATTCCGGCGAAGTGCTGAGCCGCGACCAGATCCTGCAACGCCTGCGCGGCATCGAGTTCAACGGCACCGACCGCTCGGTGGACGTGGCGATTTCCAAGCTGCGGCGTAAATTCGACGACAACGCCGGCGAAGCTCGCAAGATCAAGACCGTCTGGGGCAAAGGCTACCTGTTCAGCCGTTCCGAGTGGGAATGCTGA
- a CDS encoding histidine kinase: MWKLLIRLYLVTIVSYSAAIYLMPELVVRLFHERFVSYNLDHSRGLQTLMVKQFHAVPREQWPALAAQMDKDFEPLRIELASLDDPGFSDAERAQLSRGENIVRLGDWAWRTLAVAPLGERMAVKMIVPPDPTDVNWLYWSINVLIGATMLACLLLWLRPHWRDLERLRRTAERFGKGHLGERTQIASSSNIGSLAHVFDTMAGDIEKLLNQQRDLLNAVSHELRTPLTRLDFGLALALSEDLPPASRERLQGLVAHIRELDELVLELLSYSRLQNPERLPERVEVPLDEFIDSILGSVDEDLAAPDVVIDVLLHGALERFELDPRLTARALQNLLRNAMRYCEKHIQVGVLVGDQGCEIWVDDDGIGIPDDERERVFEPFYRLDRSRDRATGGFGLGLAISRRALQAQGGTLTVETSPLGGARFRLWLPAPSS; the protein is encoded by the coding sequence ATGTGGAAACTGCTGATTCGCCTGTACCTGGTCACCATCGTCTCCTACAGCGCGGCCATCTACCTGATGCCGGAACTGGTGGTCCGCCTGTTCCATGAGCGCTTCGTGAGCTACAACCTCGACCATTCCCGAGGCTTGCAGACCCTGATGGTCAAACAGTTCCACGCCGTGCCCCGCGAGCAGTGGCCGGCGCTGGCGGCGCAGATGGACAAGGACTTCGAGCCGCTGCGCATCGAACTGGCGAGCCTCGATGACCCGGGCTTCAGCGACGCCGAGCGGGCGCAGCTCAGCCGTGGCGAAAACATCGTGCGCCTCGGTGACTGGGCCTGGCGCACCCTGGCGGTGGCACCGCTGGGTGAGCGCATGGCGGTCAAGATGATCGTTCCGCCGGATCCGACCGACGTCAACTGGCTGTACTGGAGCATCAACGTGCTGATCGGCGCGACCATGCTCGCGTGCCTGTTGCTCTGGCTGCGGCCGCACTGGCGTGACCTGGAGCGCCTCAGGCGCACCGCCGAGCGTTTCGGCAAGGGCCACTTGGGTGAGCGTACGCAGATTGCCTCCAGTTCGAACATCGGCAGCCTGGCCCATGTGTTCGACACTATGGCCGGTGACATCGAGAAGCTGCTCAACCAGCAGCGCGACCTGCTCAACGCGGTGTCCCACGAATTGCGCACGCCACTGACCCGGCTCGACTTCGGCCTGGCCCTGGCGCTGTCCGAGGATTTGCCGCCCGCCAGTCGCGAGCGCCTGCAAGGGTTGGTGGCGCACATTCGCGAGCTGGATGAACTGGTGCTCGAACTGCTGTCCTACAGCCGTCTGCAGAACCCCGAACGCTTGCCCGAGCGGGTCGAAGTGCCGCTGGACGAATTCATCGACAGCATCCTGGGCAGTGTCGACGAAGACCTGGCGGCCCCGGACGTGGTGATCGACGTGTTGCTGCACGGAGCGCTGGAGCGCTTCGAACTCGACCCGCGCCTTACCGCCAGGGCCTTGCAGAACCTGCTGCGCAATGCGATGCGTTACTGCGAGAAGCACATCCAGGTCGGTGTGTTGGTGGGCGACCAGGGTTGTGAGATCTGGGTCGACGATGACGGCATCGGCATCCCGGATGACGAGCGTGAGCGTGTGTTCGAGCCGTTCTACCGCCTGGACCGCAGCCGCGACCGCGCCACCGGCGGGTTCGGCCTAGGCCTGGCCATCAGCCGCCGTGCCTTGCAAGCCCAGGGCGGCACCTTGACCGTCGAGACTTCACCGCTGGGCGGGGCTCGGTTCAGGTTGTGGTTGCCCGCCCCATCGTCCTGA
- a CDS encoding acriflavine resistance protein B has product MPQFFIDRPVFAWVVALFILLAGVLAIPQLPVAQYPDVAPPQIEIYAVYPGASAQTVDQSVVSLIEEELNGADHLLYFGSQSSLGSATITATFQPGTNPELAQVDVQNRLKTVESRLPQAVTQQGLQVDKVSAGFLLLITLTSNDGKLDDVALSDYLARNVMNEIKRLDGVGKAQLYGAERAMRIWIDPQKLLAFNLTPADVNAAIVAQNAQVSAGSIGDLPARTTQEMTATVLVKGQLSTPEEFADIVLKANPDGSTVRIGDVARVEVGSQEYQFSTRLNGKPSTAVGVQLSPGANALNTATLVRTKMDELSRYFPAGVEYKIPYDTSPFVKVSITKVVYTLGEAMLLVFAVMFLFLQNIRYTLIPTLVVPVALMGTFATMLALGFSINVLTMFGMVLAIGILVDDAIVVVENVERIMASEGLSPKEATRKAMRQITGAIIGITLVLVAVFIPMAFMPGSVGVIYRQFSLSMATSILFSAFLALSLTPALCATLLKPIDQGEHHAKGGFFGWFNRRFDQLGDRYQGWVAYALKRTGRYLLIYGVLLVGMGLLFTRLPSSFLPVEDQGYTITDIQLPPGASKNRTVQVVEQIEAHNAGEPGVSDSTVILGFSFSGSGQNAALAFTTLKDWSQRARDDSASSIADRANQAFGAIKDAMAFAVLPPPVDGLGTSSGFEFRLQDRGGLGHATLMQARDELLAAAEKSPVLMNVRESALAEAPQVQLEVDRKQANALGVSFADVGNVLSTAVGSAYVNDFPNQGRMQRVVVQAQGDQRGQVADLLKIHVRNNAGKMVPLSAFVQARWTQGPTQLTRYNGYPAISISGEPAPGHSTGEAMAEIERLVAQGPAGLGQEWTGLSLQERLSGSQAPLLLGLSLLVVFLCLAALYESWSIPTSVLLVVPLGVLGAVLAVSMRGLPNDVFFKVGLVTIIGLSAKNAILIIEFAKSLYDQGHDLIDATLQAARLRLRPIIMTSLAFILGVVPLAIATGASSASQQAIGTGVIGGMITATLAVVFVPVFFVGVMNLVRKRPDSH; this is encoded by the coding sequence ATGCCGCAGTTCTTTATCGACCGCCCGGTGTTCGCCTGGGTGGTGGCGTTGTTCATTCTGCTGGCCGGTGTGCTGGCAATCCCGCAGTTGCCGGTGGCGCAGTACCCCGACGTCGCGCCGCCGCAAATCGAAATCTACGCGGTGTACCCCGGTGCGTCGGCGCAAACCGTGGACCAGAGCGTGGTCAGCCTGATCGAGGAAGAGCTCAACGGCGCCGATCACCTGCTGTACTTCGGTTCCCAGAGCAGCCTGGGCAGCGCCACCATCACCGCGACGTTCCAGCCGGGCACCAACCCGGAGCTGGCCCAGGTCGATGTGCAGAACCGGCTCAAGACCGTGGAATCGCGCCTGCCCCAGGCCGTCACCCAGCAGGGCTTGCAGGTGGACAAGGTGTCGGCCGGTTTCCTGCTGCTGATCACGCTCACCTCCAACGACGGCAAGCTCGACGATGTGGCGCTCAGCGACTACCTGGCGCGCAACGTGATGAACGAGATCAAGCGCCTGGACGGCGTCGGCAAGGCGCAACTGTACGGCGCCGAGCGGGCGATGCGGATCTGGATCGACCCGCAGAAACTGCTCGCCTTCAACCTGACGCCGGCCGACGTCAATGCCGCCATCGTGGCGCAGAACGCCCAAGTGTCGGCGGGCAGCATCGGCGACCTGCCGGCACGCACCACCCAGGAGATGACCGCGACGGTACTGGTCAAGGGGCAGTTGTCGACGCCCGAAGAGTTCGCCGACATCGTACTCAAGGCCAACCCCGACGGCTCCACCGTGCGCATTGGCGACGTGGCGCGGGTGGAAGTCGGCAGCCAGGAATACCAGTTTTCCACGCGGCTCAATGGCAAGCCTTCCACCGCCGTTGGCGTACAACTGTCGCCGGGGGCCAATGCCCTCAACACCGCGACGCTGGTGCGCACGAAGATGGATGAGCTGTCGCGTTACTTCCCCGCGGGCGTCGAGTACAAGATCCCCTACGACACCTCGCCGTTCGTCAAGGTCTCGATCACCAAGGTGGTGTACACCCTGGGCGAGGCCATGCTGCTGGTGTTCGCCGTGATGTTCCTGTTCCTGCAGAACATTCGCTACACCCTGATCCCGACACTGGTGGTGCCCGTGGCGCTGATGGGCACGTTCGCGACCATGCTCGCCCTGGGTTTTTCCATCAACGTGTTGACCATGTTCGGCATGGTCCTGGCGATCGGCATTCTGGTGGACGACGCCATCGTCGTGGTGGAGAACGTCGAGCGGATCATGGCCAGCGAAGGGCTGTCGCCCAAGGAAGCGACGCGCAAGGCGATGCGGCAGATCACCGGCGCGATCATCGGCATCACCCTGGTGCTGGTGGCGGTGTTCATTCCCATGGCGTTCATGCCCGGATCGGTGGGCGTGATCTACCGGCAATTCTCGCTGTCCATGGCGACCTCGATCCTGTTCTCGGCGTTCCTGGCCCTGAGCCTCACGCCGGCGCTGTGCGCGACCTTGCTCAAGCCCATCGACCAGGGCGAGCATCACGCCAAGGGTGGTTTCTTCGGCTGGTTCAATCGCCGCTTCGACCAATTGGGCGATCGCTACCAGGGCTGGGTCGCCTACGCACTCAAGCGCACCGGCCGCTACCTGCTGATCTACGGGGTGCTGCTGGTGGGCATGGGCCTGCTGTTCACGCGTCTGCCCTCCTCGTTCCTGCCGGTGGAGGACCAGGGCTACACCATCACCGACATCCAGTTGCCGCCCGGCGCGAGCAAGAACCGCACGGTGCAGGTGGTGGAGCAGATCGAAGCTCACAACGCCGGCGAGCCGGGCGTGAGCGACAGCACGGTGATCCTCGGTTTCAGTTTTTCCGGCAGCGGGCAGAATGCGGCCCTGGCGTTCACCACCCTGAAGGACTGGTCGCAGCGGGCACGCGACGATTCGGCCAGCTCGATTGCCGACCGAGCCAACCAGGCGTTCGGCGCTATCAAGGACGCCATGGCCTTTGCGGTGCTGCCGCCACCGGTGGATGGCCTGGGCACCTCCAGTGGCTTCGAGTTCCGCCTGCAGGATCGCGGCGGCCTCGGCCACGCCACGCTGATGCAGGCCCGCGACGAATTGCTCGCCGCGGCCGAGAAAAGCCCGGTGTTGATGAACGTGCGTGAAAGCGCCCTGGCCGAAGCGCCGCAGGTCCAACTGGAGGTCGACCGCAAGCAGGCCAATGCCCTGGGCGTTTCCTTCGCCGACGTGGGTAACGTGCTGTCCACGGCGGTGGGCTCGGCCTACGTCAATGACTTCCCCAACCAGGGGCGGATGCAGCGGGTGGTGGTCCAGGCACAAGGCGACCAGCGCGGCCAGGTGGCCGACCTGCTGAAGATCCATGTGCGCAACAACGCCGGGAAGATGGTGCCGCTGTCAGCGTTCGTCCAGGCCAGATGGACCCAGGGCCCGACACAATTGACCCGCTACAACGGCTACCCGGCCATCAGCATTTCCGGCGAACCGGCGCCCGGCCACAGCACCGGCGAAGCCATGGCCGAGATCGAGCGGCTGGTGGCCCAGGGGCCGGCCGGCCTGGGGCAGGAATGGACCGGGCTGTCCCTGCAGGAACGCTTGTCCGGCAGCCAGGCGCCGCTGTTGCTCGGGCTGTCGTTGCTGGTGGTGTTCCTGTGCCTGGCGGCGCTGTACGAGAGTTGGTCGATCCCGACGTCGGTGCTGCTGGTGGTGCCACTGGGGGTGCTCGGCGCGGTGCTCGCGGTGTCGATGCGCGGCCTGCCCAACGATGTGTTCTTCAAGGTCGGGCTGGTGACCATCATCGGGTTGTCGGCGAAGAATGCGATCCTGATCATCGAGTTCGCCAAGAGCCTGTACGACCAGGGCCATGATCTGATCGACGCCACGCTCCAGGCGGCGCGCCTGCGCCTGCGACCGATCATCATGACCTCCCTGGCCTTCATCCTCGGCGTCGTGCCCCTGGCCATCGCCACCGGCGCCAGCTCGGCGAGCCAACAAGCCATCGGGACCGGGGTGATCGGCGGGATGATCACCGCGACCCTGGCGGTGGTGTTTGTCCCGGTGTTCTTTGTCGGGGTGATGAATCTGGTGCGCAAGCGTCCTGACAGCCACTGA
- a CDS encoding histidine kinase, with translation MLIGTYSPALVSISLFVAVLASYTALDLTGRIATAQGRAAQLWMAGGALAMGVGVWSMHFIGMLAFSLPVRLGYDTSITALSLLIAILSCGFALWLVSQPRLPACQLAFGALVMGAGISAMHYTGMAALRMQPGIDYEPTLFGASLVIAVGASAAALWIAFRLRQNTPHVRLARAGAAVIMGVAIVGMHYTGMAGAQFRDGSFCGALDGLSGKGLDNVVLITTLAVLAIALLTSILDARLEARTAELAQSLTVANRELTQLALHDPLTGLPNRVLLADRIGQAMHRVQEQGGCFALMFIDLDGFKPVNDAFGHHMGDLLLRDVALRLREDLRSQDTLARIGGDEFVLLVQLAEPDDALRLAARQVGLVGQTFRVAEHDLQISASVGISVYPGNGSSAEELLMNADAAMYHAKGAGKNGYSFFDASMNSNARKQLQLLQDLRIAVEQRQFSLHYQPKFDAANGRPVGAEALLRWTHPTQGLLMPATFIDLAEKTGLIIPIGEWVLNEACRQMREWYVLGYTDWRIAVNLSALQFCHTGLVQSVAKALETHCLAANSLTLEITETTAMSDADASMTVLQQLSDMGVDLSIDDFGTGYSSLMYLKRLPANELKIDRGFVRDLEHDSDDAAIVSAIVALGQALGLRIVAEGVETDLQQDFLTRLGCDSLQGYLLGHPLPAERFLHDLRQVKRAAMA, from the coding sequence ATGTTGATCGGTACGTATTCCCCCGCGCTCGTTTCCATTTCCCTGTTCGTTGCTGTCCTGGCTTCCTACACCGCACTCGACCTGACCGGGCGTATCGCCACCGCCCAGGGCCGCGCCGCGCAGCTGTGGATGGCCGGCGGCGCACTGGCCATGGGCGTGGGCGTCTGGTCCATGCACTTCATCGGCATGCTGGCGTTCTCCTTGCCGGTGCGGCTTGGCTACGACACTTCCATCACCGCGCTGTCGTTGCTGATCGCCATTTTGTCCTGCGGCTTTGCCTTGTGGCTGGTCAGCCAGCCGCGCCTGCCGGCGTGTCAACTGGCGTTCGGTGCGCTGGTCATGGGGGCCGGCATCAGTGCCATGCATTACACCGGCATGGCGGCGTTGCGGATGCAGCCGGGCATCGACTACGAGCCCACGCTGTTCGGCGCCTCGCTGGTGATTGCCGTCGGTGCTTCTGCGGCGGCCCTGTGGATCGCCTTCCGCCTGCGCCAGAACACCCCTCACGTGCGCCTGGCCCGGGCCGGCGCCGCGGTGATCATGGGCGTCGCCATTGTCGGCATGCACTACACCGGCATGGCCGGGGCGCAGTTTCGCGACGGCAGCTTTTGCGGCGCCCTGGACGGCCTGAGCGGCAAGGGCCTGGACAACGTGGTGCTGATCACCACCCTGGCGGTGCTGGCCATCGCCTTGCTGACCTCGATTCTCGATGCGCGCCTGGAGGCCCGCACCGCCGAACTGGCCCAATCCTTGACCGTGGCCAATCGCGAACTGACGCAACTGGCCCTGCACGACCCGCTCACCGGGTTGCCCAACCGGGTGTTGCTGGCCGACCGTATCGGCCAGGCCATGCACCGGGTGCAAGAGCAGGGCGGCTGCTTTGCCCTGATGTTCATCGACCTCGATGGCTTCAAGCCGGTCAACGATGCCTTCGGGCACCACATGGGCGATCTGTTGCTGCGCGACGTGGCCCTGCGCCTGCGCGAGGATCTGCGCAGCCAGGACACCCTGGCGCGGATCGGCGGCGATGAGTTCGTGCTGCTGGTGCAACTGGCCGAGCCGGACGACGCCTTGCGCCTGGCTGCCCGCCAGGTCGGGTTGGTGGGCCAGACGTTTCGGGTGGCCGAGCACGATTTGCAGATCTCCGCCAGCGTCGGCATTTCCGTGTACCCCGGCAACGGCAGCAGCGCCGAAGAACTGTTGATGAATGCCGACGCGGCGATGTACCACGCCAAGGGGGCGGGGAAGAACGGCTACAGCTTTTTCGACGCGTCGATGAACAGCAACGCCCGCAAGCAGTTGCAGTTGCTGCAGGATTTGCGCATTGCCGTCGAGCAGCGCCAGTTCAGCCTGCATTACCAACCCAAGTTCGACGCCGCCAACGGCCGTCCGGTGGGGGCCGAGGCGTTGTTGCGCTGGACCCATCCGACCCAGGGCCTGCTGATGCCCGCCACGTTCATCGACCTGGCGGAAAAGACCGGGCTGATCATCCCCATCGGCGAATGGGTGCTCAACGAAGCCTGCCGCCAGATGCGCGAATGGTACGTGCTCGGCTACACCGACTGGCGCATCGCGGTGAACCTCTCGGCCTTGCAGTTCTGCCACACCGGGTTGGTACAGAGCGTCGCCAAGGCCTTGGAAACCCATTGCCTGGCGGCCAACAGCCTGACCCTGGAAATCACTGAAACCACTGCCATGAGCGATGCGGATGCGAGCATGACGGTGCTGCAGCAGCTGTCCGACATGGGCGTGGACTTGTCCATCGATGACTTCGGCACCGGCTATTCGAGCCTGATGTACCTCAAGCGCCTGCCGGCCAATGAACTGAAGATCGACCGCGGCTTCGTGCGCGACCTGGAGCACGACAGCGATGACGCTGCCATCGTCTCCGCCATCGTCGCCCTTGGCCAGGCCCTGGGGCTGCGGATCGTTGCCGAAGGGGTCGAGACCGACCTGCAGCAAGACTTCCTGACCCGGTTGGGTTGCGATTCCCTGCAAGGTTACCTGCTGGGCCATCCACTCCCGGCCGAGCGCTTTTTGCACGACCTGCGCCAGGTCAAACGCGCCGCCATGGCCTGA
- a CDS encoding membrane protein produces the protein MPFLARTHPRLSSAMAVGLAVGVLAPADSLISKVLIGWNAGVWTYLVLMLWLTVRAKAPDVRRIAEIEDENAGLVLLMVCIAALASLATITVELAGSRDLHAAGKLLHYGFTAMTVIGSWLLIGVIFSVHYARLYYTWEGTEPALRFAEGLTTPNYWDFLYFSFTIGVAVQTSDVGVATRQLRKIVLAQSLIGFVFNTAILGFSINIAAGLFG, from the coding sequence ATGCCCTTCCTCGCCCGTACCCACCCGCGTCTGTCCAGCGCCATGGCCGTCGGCTTGGCAGTGGGCGTCCTGGCGCCTGCGGACAGCCTCATCAGCAAGGTCCTGATCGGCTGGAATGCCGGGGTCTGGACCTACCTGGTGCTGATGTTGTGGCTGACCGTACGCGCCAAGGCCCCCGACGTCAGGCGCATTGCCGAGATCGAAGACGAAAACGCCGGGCTGGTCTTGCTGATGGTCTGCATCGCCGCCTTGGCCAGCCTGGCCACCATCACCGTCGAACTGGCCGGCAGCCGCGACCTGCACGCCGCCGGCAAGCTGCTGCACTACGGCTTCACGGCCATGACGGTGATCGGCTCATGGTTGCTGATCGGCGTGATCTTCAGCGTCCACTATGCGCGGCTCTATTACACCTGGGAGGGCACCGAGCCGGCGCTGCGCTTTGCCGAAGGCCTGACCACGCCCAATTATTGGGATTTCCTGTATTTCTCCTTCACCATCGGGGTCGCGGTGCAGACGTCGGACGTGGGTGTCGCCACCCGCCAGTTGCGCAAGATCGTACTGGCGCAATCACTGATCGGGTTCGTATTCAACACGGCAATCTTGGGGTTTTCGATCAATATCGCGGCGGGGTTGTTCGGCTGA